In Fulvia fulva chromosome 8, complete sequence, the DNA window AGCTCGTGCGTTGATACATATCCTCTATATTCGTCTCATTATCTCGCCGATTATCTGTCCTTTCTCACTTGGAATACCAGTGTCCTGTCTATTCAAAGTGTATCCTCCACAATTCCCTCTCACTACCACTCTTGAAGTCACTCCTTGTGTGGTGTGCAAGGATATTGTCGCTCACCAACAAATCTCCTTTCTCCCAAGAATGATAACAGCAGACCCTGCGATCATGCAACAGGTCCGTCAAAATCTCACAGATTTCTTTACTAGTCCACACTGTCCCGTCTTCGCTGATACCGCGGGCATTCTCGATGTTGATATCCGTAGCGTCGAATCTGGTCTTCTCCTGCGGCCAAGGCTCATGGAATCGTAAGCATGGCTTTCCCGTGTCAGGGTGATCCACAACCAGTGGGAGATTACGCAGAGCTATTGCGTTGAAGGAAGATGTACTGACGCTCCACGTCAAAGTCTTCAGTTTCTCCAATGGTAGGTCTTTCGGCAAATACTTGGACAGCAGCGTGGAGGTTGAGAATAGCGTGAAGCCAGTGTCTTTGGGACTAGTCGTCACAGATGTGAAGAGCTGAAACTTGGGTGGCGTAGGTACAAGCTGTTCTGAGCCATCGGGCAGAGCACGCTTCTCTGTCTTGAAGAGACCATCGTAATGGAAAGGCATCCATTCGGACGACAAGACGTTGTTCAAGCCGCGAGTGTCGTTGCCTTGGTCTTTGACTTCGAGAACGAGACCAAACTTCCAGCCCGTGGGTGTGCCCATACGATGTGAAGCCTGGACGAAGAGTTCGCGATCCCGAGTCTTGGCGAAGTCTCGTAGGATGACAGGAGAGTTTTGCTGTgctagagctcgtactttCGCACCATCTACGTCCTCGATAGACGGGCGTAACATGAGACCCGCTGGATAGAGAGGATCACAGCTAATGCCGCCGCGGTCCTGACCCCACGAGAGAAGGAAAGATTTTTCGAGGTAGAAGCTTGGGCGGCCGTTCTTGTGTATGAGCTCATAGCGATCGTCAGCGTCGAATGTTGCGTGATGGCCTGTGGTGGTCATGCCGTCCAGATTGAATGCAATGCAGCAGTGCCATGGAGTTGTAAAAGATGTGCCGGTGGGCAGAAGACTGATGGAAATCTTGCATTCCGTGTCTTGTGTCTGGTGAATTGATAACCTGACGTGGTCTGGAAAGGTCTCGCGAACAGCTCTAGCAAATGCCTAAGTCGCATAGGATTAGCACGTTTCCGACAACAACTTATATTCTTGACTTACATCTCCCCTAAACAACATTTGCTTGGCGATGTATTCAAACCCCTTCTTGTACTGCGACTTGGAACGCTCAGCTCCCACTGGATACACGTCCTGCAGGTCCGTTGCAAGGAATTTGAGGTAGCCGCGGTAAGTAAGGCAGGTGTTCTCGTCCTCGTGTATCCGTACCGTGGCATCAAACTCAGGGTCACTGTACTGTGAAAGCAGCGCGTGTCGGAAGTTCGTGGCGTTCGAGGTATATGTGATTTGGTCTAGCTTGTCTGGCACATTGATCTTGGCCAGGTCCCGGAGACGCGAGAAGTGGATGTGCTTGAGATTTTGCTCGGTGGCTATGTCACGGAGAGCTTGGCCATAGGCCCAGACATTCTTGTCAGGAACGCCCAGGAGATCTACGCGAGGCATGTGTCAGCACTACACGCCATATTACCTTGATGCCTCGTGTACGCACCGTTGTAGACCAGGCCGTCTGAAATGATCATGAGGCTGGCACCGGGCTCGTAGATGTGAACGATCGCAGCGCACAGGCCATTGAGATGAGCCAAGCCGAACTCTTCAGCTTTGTCCGGCAGATGACCAAGGACTTTGGTACTGGTGTTGGGCGACTTGAACGGGAATGCTGGCAAGCACATTTGTATAGGCTCGGATCTGGAGACGAGGCCACATATCTGTTCGAGGTGTCTGCTTTCCGCATCGTGCAGCGGTTCTTTCCGAGTTGGCAGCTTGTAGCGGCAAATGATGGCTAGAATGCGTCGGGCCAGATCCAGATCATTGTTGCTGAGCTTCTCCGCCTGACTGGGAGTAGCTACAACAGTGGAAGAGCTGTCGTCACTGGTCTGAGATGCCGTCGATCGTTTTGTCTCTGTGAGTCTGGAGGTCGTAGGTGGTGCTCTGTCGATACTGGATGCTCGTCGTTGCTTCAAGCTAGATAGCCTTGCCCGAAAGCGTGTTTTGAGCATCTTGAATGGCATACAGCTGCAGCTGTCGTTGTAGTCTTCCCCCATGGTTGCTGTGGCCCGAGCCATGTCGTTCGGAGTAGAAAAAGGTAGTTATCGTTTAAGTCGCCCACACTGAGACCAGCATTCGAGGTCACTTGTATCCACGGTCTTGAATGAAGAACAGTAGCTCAGAGCCGGCGTCAAACACTTTACACACTTCATCCGTGGCCCAATCCTCAGTTGTGCCGCTGTTAGGTGCAGTGACGTCTCACACCGTCGCAGCAGCACTGCACAAAACTCGGACTCACGTCGACTTTCGTGTCTCGGGTCCGTAGCCCATTTGAGCACTCCGTATGGCACTGCCTTTTTCTTAGTGATGTAAGTCCACCATGGATCAGCGTATAGCCTGCATAGCCACCGTATGGCCACTATGGCCGTGGTATGGCCAAAGTCGCCCAACGTCATTTTGCTCCACTTGCTGGCCTAATCGGAAGGCTTCCTGCCTGATATGCCTTAGAATTATGACTTTGACACCAAAATTGCTCCACTTAAGGTGTTATGTTTGGGGGTGGTCTTATGGCCAAGATGGACGACGGTACAGCCAACGTGGCCAGCACCATGGCCATGGCAAGAGGCTATGCTATGCACGTGGCTGTGGACTCCATCACTACTTTTTCTTGTCTTCTCGATTGAGCAAGGGTCGAGGGTGGGGACTATACATGGTTGTAGCAGTCAGTACCGAGGCGGTTGCAGACTCCTCGAGATGCTACTCTCGGTTCTTCCACTGCAAACCCAGAACCACTATCAGGAGCATGTGTCCTCACCCGAGTGATGGCTCATCCTCAAGGTTTGTAGCCGACCATGGGGTCTGCAGCGATGCTTGCAGTAGCTCTTCGGTATCGTGTAGTCTGGTTGGCAGAAGCGATTGCTTGAGATAGTGGAGACCCTTGCCTCGCGAGAACAAGCCCTAAGACCGTGAGGACGATGGTCACGGTTACAGACGGCTAAGGAATAGACCAGAGGTCTGGCTGCTGTCATAGCGAATGCTTCCTCATGCAAGATTCCCCTCACGATCGATGCAGTAGGGATAGGGGACACTGCCTAGGAATTACGCCTTACCCGTGTAAGGATGTTGTAGCGTTCAGTAGAAGTGGGTTGGCGGTCATGTCCTGGGACCGCTGCCTGCCACACGGAAATGATCTCCCGGCGCCTCCTGGGCTCAGAGGTCAGTATCCAGTAGTGGAGGGTACAGTCGGAGGTCTCCGCTGGAAGAAGAAGAGGCATGAAGGTTTGAGTAAGCGAGATGTCCGGATAGTCTCGATGCCTCCAATTCTGAAGATTATCCATATTAGATTGAAGTCTGCTGCCGGGGGTTATCGGTCTTGATGTCCTTTGAGCCTTGTGGAGGCACTTAAGCCTGCATTGGGAAGTAAACTTCTCGCCAAAGCAGTGGCTGTCGGCCAAGGTGACGTCTTAGCCTGCTTACACAATATGAATCCTGGCTGCTGTGTGGTTATGGGTCAACCTTGCCGTGGCGTAATGATGGTCCGCTAGGCTGTTGGCGCCATGTGGCAACGCTACGAGCAAGGGCTCGCAGATTGTCGACCGACTGTCTCTTCGTGGATTAGTGGATGACTTCGTTCTCTTATCAGATCCTTCCTCAATCGGACTGCAGAGTGACGGCCACGCCCATGTTAGCCTTCCACATCCGGCAAAGGTGGTTTCAGAGCCGGCGGAGTCAGTGAACGTCATTCCCGATGCATCATCGAAGGACAGTACAGAGGGCAAATGCCACAGGACTATGTGACCGAGACAAATGAAGTCTGAAGGTTGTGTTGAGGTGGCATATGTGGGAGGGACATGTTGATGAGTGATAATGGGTCGTGAGAAGGAAGAAGAGTTGGCTTCGAGACCGAACAAGACGCTCGGCAAAACTTTGATCCCCCTTCCACAGCAGAGTCCGACGATGGAAACGAGCAACCAAAAAGCATCGTAGACTTATGCTTTAGCACGTTGACTTTGGAGGCCTACGTACAGCCTACTAGCTTTGAGAGGTACAAGATCGCTCCCTCCTCCGTACCCACATAGCCCAGATACATATCCGGTCTCGAGACGACCACATACCGATCATCCGAAACCACTTCCTCCGAAGGAAAGCTCAAGCCAGAGGCCGTCTTCTCTTCCTCGCCAGGAGACAGAATTGTATATCGAGCTAACGGAATAGAGAATTCCGGCTAGCTTCGCTTTAGTGATCCGCTAATAGACAGTATCGAGAACTGCCTATACGCGATAGTTGAGTATAGACGTATCGCGTCCGAAGATTCGGGTATTAGTAGTTCAATATTAGGGCATCGTAGACTAGCTTTCCAAATACCCTACCTAGACGGCTCTATTAAGCTTGAGCCGGTCATGTCATATACTACGCCTATACCTACGTAGAAGTGAGCTTTTGAGCCTAGCTTAATAGACAAAGGGCTAACACGTACTAGTGATATACCCGGCGTTCTTCTCGATCGTACCGACGTACTCTTTAGTAGTGTGTACAGTCTTACGTATAAGTCGTGTAGCGACGTTAATAACGTATTAAGCCACGGTTCTACGTTCTATATCGTAGCTTTAGATTAGGGAGGCAGGAGTAGTAGTGCCCTTTTGCCTTAGGTTAAGAGTTATAGACAACCGCTAGGCTAGAGCAAATGTATTAGCGATGCCGGTATTAAGGCCTTGACCGCCGTTTATAGCGTAGACGTAGGCGGCGTTACTAGCGAGTAAGATACGTCTAGTTCCCGTTTTCGAAATAAAGCTCGAGGCGATCCGCTCCTTAACTAGAAGTGTCGTTAGATTAGTACTAGAGTAGGGAATCTAatataggtatagtatatactCTCAAAGGTACTGAACCACTCCGTGCTCTTGTATTCCACCCAATGCGGCCTCATGTGCTCTCGAATCGAAGCCTCTGCCTTCTCCTGCGTCACTTCTCCCTCCAGCAGAACGTAGAATCGCGCCATGCCACGTTCGCGCGGGATCCATGACACCCTCGACTGCTCGTTGAGTTGGAATGTAATGATCTCAGAGCAGACGGGAAAGTCAGTGTCAATGAAAGTGTCGAGGACAGCCCAGACCATCTCCGGCTTGGTACCCGTGAAACTGATCCCCAGCGCATTGCGAACCATGGACTTGGCTCCGTCTGCTCCGATGGCATACTTCGCAGAAATCGTTCGCTGTTGGTCGGTCGTGATCGTGACGCTTTCCTGGCCCTCGGAGATCGAGACTACTCGCTCGTCGTAGTGTACTGTGTCTGCGGGCAGACGCTTTAGCAACGCGTGCTCGATGTCGGGCTGGCCGATCATCAAGAAGCACTTGTGAAGGCAGTGCTGCAGCCCTACCCACCACTCACTCTAGCGGGACTTGAAGGCTCCATCACCAAAGGTCGAGCTGGTGTTGCATTCGATTCCCTTTTCGCGGAGCTCATCTAAGAGCCCAGTAATTTGGAGATACTGCTGTGTTCTGGCGTTGAGGGCATCCGCACGTCCAAGAGTTAGAGGACCGGACTTTGCATCTGGTCGGTTCACGATCAGATCGGGTGACTACATTCTGGTACGGGACTTGAACAACTCACCGATGACTGAGACTGTGGTTCCCAGCTGACGCAGTAGAAGAGCAGAAAGTAGGCTCGTAGGCCCGCTTGTGATGCTGTCAGTATGTGAGGCACAGCACCAAGCTGGCGACTTGCCTCCAATGATCGCAACATCAACCTGTTCATCCTGGACAATTGGCAGACTATCCATTCTCTCGGTGTAATGTCAAGCCGTGACAGAGCTGTTGACTATCGTACAGACGAGCTGATCGCAAAGGCTCTGCTGCCAAAGGCGAGATGTAGTCGTAGTGGCTCCACTACTCTTTGAAAATCGGAGATGGTCGCATTCTGATGGGCTGCTACGACCTACCTGATGCCAGCAGCATTGAGAGGGTTTGCCGTGATCATCCAACGGGTCTCGTCCAAGACCAACGGTCCTCCGAAGCTACAGTCTCTGTTCAACTCCGATCGTTACCCACCGGTCTGACAGGCCTTTTGCAAAGTCGAGAAAGAAGCATAACCAGCATCGATAGTGCTTCCGGATTCTATGAAACTGCCCTTGGCCACGGTTTAAAGTGCTTTCACGGTGTTTTCGTCGTCCTCTGCCTGCTTCCGGACTTTACAGGGTTGAGAGTGGGTAACGATCGGACGTGGAAGCAGACTGTATGTGTGCACTCCAGCGTAGTGTCCAGCGTAGTGTCCTCCGGCGTAGTATCGCACCGCTTAGGGTTggggttagggttagggtaTCCCACCGCCCCGATAACTGGACACCCCGACCGAATCGCGAGAAGCTCGGTGCATTGCCTTGCCTTGCCAGAGCAGGACGACACCCTCCATCCGATGATCAAAGGACCAGGCCAGGCCAGACCAAAAGCCACGGCCCGAAGCCACGGATGATCGCGCCATAGCACGCACATCGAGCGAACTCTAGAAAGTCCCGTAGGCCGTCCTGTCGCCGACAACCGTGGGACAACCGTGGGACGAGCATGGGTATATCGCTAGCGTGGTTGTCCGACACAGGGCCCaccacacacacacacacacacacacacacccACACACCCACCTGCACGAGCACCCCATCCCTGCCATCGATCCACGTCTCCTCCGATACTTATCCGTCGCGGTCCGGCGATGAAGTGCCATGCAAGCTAGCATTCCCATCACATCCATCGTCGTTCCACCTCTGCTCGGATGATGGATCCAACACGACGTCGAGACCGCTAGCAAAGCACAAAGGATGGGAAAAGAATTTCTTTCCTGATACAGTAGCGTTCGGGCGAGATTCGTGCAAGACGGTGCTTGCAGACGTGGATCTCGAGGAGGCGATTGCTATGCGTGCTCGCTCGCTCGGACGCTTGATAGCTCAGCAAAGTCGTTGTGACTGAGATTCTAACAATGTCGGTATTAGAGAGATCGGAACCCAGCAGTGAAGTGAGGGACGCTCCGATCCGACGAACCCCAAAGACGCCGGATTCCGTGCATGGTCACAAGTCGCTGGAGCCTTCTGTTTCTACTTCAACACTTGGGGTGGACTCGACGAGCACTGCACATAACATCAGAATCGAGACGACTGTGTATGAGGCTGGTCCATCAGGTCCTGTCGTGAGACTTCTAAAATCAGGGCGTACGTTCAGCTCTATCTGTACATCGACAGGTAGCTTGGTAAGGAAAGGGAAATAAAAGACTGGCCAACACCAATCGTGGCATTCGAGGTGCGTTGCAAAACCTCAGTGAATGGCACGAACTTGCTGCTAGCCACCACGTCCATCAACACGAGCCTGCTTCTTGCGCTGCTTGGGCGTAGTCTCATCGTCCTCCTCATCGCATTCCTCGATCGCGCCAGCGATAGAGTCCGCATAGCTGCGCTTCCTGCTGCTGTCAAAGCGATTGAGCTTCGGCCGTGGTGTCGCCTGATCATCTGGTTCTGCATCGTAATCTGCTTCATGGTAACCATGAATTTTCAATGGAGGCTGGACAGGCGGCTGCAGCATTCCGTTTGCGCTGTGGACAGATCCTGCACGGCTGTGCGGCCTCTTCGCGGTCGTTGGCGCTGGTCCATACGCTGGCCCAGGAGTCTGGTAGACTAGCTTGGGAGAGCCCGTGACTCCCAGTGCTGCGAGGATGTCTTCTTGTGTTGGATCATGAATCGGAGGTAAGGGTATTGGCCGTGTTATCTTTCCGGTATGATGCGATGTTGTTGAACAGACGGAGTTGGTTCGGGAATGTCGTTCGCGGTGCTGGGATGGCTCTCGGCTTCGGGAACGCAGCGCTTGCTCGAAGTTGTTGAGGATGGTATTGTTGCTTGATGCCAGTGGCTGACGACTATATGTATCCATGTCGACATCATTTGCTGGGGTGGACTCTCTGGTTAGAGAAGGCGTTGGACTGCGGCGATCTCCAGTGGCCCACTTCTCGTCAAAGCGAATCTTGTACTGATCAAGCATTTCCGACAGACTGGTGATCCGCGAGCAGACGGCGGCAAATTCGCGAAAGATCAGACTATCTTTGACCTCTTCCCAGACATCCGTCTGCCTGACACTGAGCAGGGACTCTTCTCGTCTGGACTTTGTGAAGAACTCCGAGACCGATTCGTCATCACTGGCTTGGAGCGGACGTGATGCGAGCGCTTCGAGCTCAGCTTCTTGGTACGTGGACGCCAACGCACGCTTGGTAGGTAAAGGTGGCTTCCACTCAATGATACCAAGGCTCAGGTGCTCCTCGATATCTTCCGGATGCCGCGCGAAGTAGCACTCGCCATCAAAGTCCTCCTCGAGTCCATTGCTTGTGTCCGATACCATGTCCGGAGGTGGCAGTGGGTCACCGTTGCCATCCAGTACGGGCTGGGCAGCATAAGAAGGAGCAGAGTTGTGGCGATGCAGACCCCTGGTCGACGGCGGCTGATGCCAAGATCCTGGAGGCGCGCTTTGGGGTGTGGCTACAGGAGTCGGACAGGCGTGCTGTGGTTGTGGATAGTAGTTGCCTTGAGGCAGCTGATGTGGCGGAATGGCTTGATAGCGAGGCTGATATTGTTGGTGATATCCTAGGTGAGCGGGTTGTTGGTAGCCATATCCTGGTTGCTGCCCGAAGTGCCCGAGTGGTGGTGCCTGGGGTTGGGCCGGACCTCTGTAACCTGGAGGAGGTGGATATCTGGTGATGATTGGGCCATTCCCGGGGGGCTTCTTTGCTGGCGGAGGTCCGCTGTGATGAGGTTAGTGCACTGAAGGGCTCAATGTTGGCATCCACTGCATGCTTTGTAGCGCCAGACGGCGGACAGTGCACGAGGATGGACGCACCTGTGGTAGGATCCGGCTGGTGGCGGTAGGTGAGGCTGCGGCTGAGCGTACATTCTGGTAAGAGAGATGCAGGTGTCTTTCTGGTCGCAATGCAAAAGCGCTGCCTATCAGAAGTGGTGAAAGGAATGATTTTGGCGACGAGTCAACAACAGGCCAGTAAGAGAGACGGGCTTGACGCGAGAAGGCGAAAAGGGAGATGCTGGAGCTCTGACGACTTGCAAAGAGATATGCTGCTGAGAATGTGTTGCCCTTCAGAGTGTGCGTGGTGAGTATGATGGTGATGTTGTTGTTATGCCGGAGCAGTTTGCTGGTAAGCGTTGCCTTGCCGTTCCAGCCAAGCTCGCAGAGGGATGCGTATCAGGCTTGATGACAGCACATCACCGTATTGTGCTTGATGGCGAAAAGACCCGGACGACAGTCGTGCAGCAGCGGTGGGTTTCTGCAATGCAATGCAATTCAATGCGGTGTGAGAGGATACGATGCAAGGACAAAGACGAGCTGTGGTGTTTGGGAAGGAAGAAATTAGTCGTAGTCCTAACAGTAAACAGCGAGCTCGGGCCAGGCGCAGCGATTCTCCGCACAGACGCCGGCGCCGCATCTCCAAGACTCCAGCAAGCTCAGTCTCGGCGGCAACATCGAGTCGGAGCGCAAGTCATTCTCCGCCTCCATGCTTCACATGCAGCAGCACTCCTGACCAGACCACTTTCACATGTCTTGAGAATGCCGAGAGCACAGCTGAACGCGCCCGTCTTGCCTTACGAAGACAGTCCATCGTAAAGCTTGACGCTCCCGACGAGGACATCACGTAGCAATGCCTGGTCTGCCTGGTACGATCCACACACCAGGCACAGCGCACAGCCTTGCGGCGCGGATCACCATCGCCCATACTGACGGTATCATACAGCCAGCGTCGACCTCGACGAGTGCATCGCCCGCCTCTACCGCAAGGAACTCCTCGCCGACTCGGTCATTGAAGCAATATGCGCCAAAACGAAAGAGCTGCTGATGAAGGAGAGCAATGTCGTGCACATCCTCTCGCCGGTGACGGTAGTGGGAGACATACACGGACAGTTCTTCGACATGATTGAGATCTTCAAGATTGGCGGCTACTGTCCCGACACCAACTATCTCTTCCTCGGTACGCTCACGCGACCAAACATGGCAATACGCTACACCATGCTGATTGTGTACCCCAGGGGACTACGTCGACCGCGGCCTCTTCAGCATCGAAACAATCTCCCTCCTCGTCTGCCTCAAACTCCGCTACCCGCAACGCGTCCACCTCATCCGAGGCAACCACGAATCGCGCGGCGTCACCCAATCCTACGGCTTCTACACCGAATGCTCGCGCAAATACGGCAACCCGGCAGTATGGCATTACTTCACCGACATGTTCGATTACCTGTCCCTCTCCTGCGTCATCGACGATAAGATCTTCTGCGTCCATGGCGGCCTATCACCCAGCATCCACAGCATCGACCAGATCAAGATCATCGACCGCTTCAGAGAAATCCCACACGAAGGGCCCATGGCAGATCTGGTATGGAGCGATCCGGATGGGGAGAGGGATGAGTTCAGTCTCAGTCCGAGAGGAGCGGGATATACCTTCGGTGCGCAGGTGGTGAAGAAGTTCCTGGAGGTGAACAGCATGACACACATCCTGCGAGCGCATCAGCTCTGCAATGAGGGGTATATGGTCATGTTTGACGATCGCTTGTCGACGGTTTGGAGCGCGCCGAATTACTGCTACAGGTGTGGGAATTTGGCGAGTGTGCTGGAGGTTGGACCTGGCGGGGAGAGGAAGTGGAATGTCTTTGATGCGGCGCCGGAGAATGAGGCGCATAGACTGGAGCAGCAGAATCAGCATAATGCTGCTGCTGGGAGTGATCCTGTCAAGGATTACTTCTTGTGATGAAGAGGAGGTGCGGAGTTCAGACGGCGTTCAGACGGGAATGAGCATTGCATTGCACGGTGCTTGTGCTTTGAAGGAGAGATACCACGATACATTACTGCGCGGGCATGGTTCAATTCATTGTATGATACCTTCCCATAACCACCACACCCATTAACCCACTTTCACAGCCCCTCCGCCACCTCCATCTCCGCCACAACCAACGGCTTCCCCAACCTCTTCCCCTCCTCATCCCCCACCTTCACAAGACTCGGAAACACCACAAACCTGCCACCCCCCTCTTCCTCTTCCTCTCCCCCATTCCCACCACCTCCCCACCCAAACGTCCACGTACTCCCCTGCACAAACAACTTCCACCCAACCTGCGCGCCCCTCATCACCACCCCCTCCAACTCCTTCACCCGCACCGCCCCCTTCCCCTTGACCACAAAGGGCTGCAACACACAATCCAAACTCGCCGTCAGTTCGCTAATATTCCCCGTCCTCGCGTCCCGGAAATCGAGCTGCTGCTCCACGCCGTCGGAGTATATCGCCGCCATGGCCGCGCCGATGACTTGTCGCCATTTGTGTAGGGACATTAACCAGTCTGAGGAGGAGGTGGTGGCACTTTCCTGCACGATGCGCATGGAGGAGGGGCAAGGGCAGCGGAATGGGGAAGCCGGACGAGCGCTGACGGGGCCGAGCGGGATGGGTTCGAGGGCTTCGATGCAGCGGGATATTTCCGGGGGGAGGAGGGTACTGGATAAGGGCGCGGAGGGGTGGATGTTGGTGAGGATGTTCCAGGCGATGAGGAAGCGGATTGCGGCGAGGCGGGTGGTGGGTTTTTTGAGGAGGCGGTCTATGTGGCGCTCGGAGAGGGGGCAGGTGGGGGAGAGGAGTTCGGGGAGGCCGTCGAGGTTGTGGGTGGTTGATCGGTGGGTTTGGGCGAGGTGGGCTAGTTCGGAAGAGGCGGTGCAGTAGGTTTCGACGTAGGCGCGGATGGAGGCGTTGAGGTTGGTGAAGTCTTCTTGGAGTTCGAAGTCGGAGGCGGGTGGGAGGAGGTCGACGATGGAGTTGgaggtggtggtggtggggTCGTGTTTTTCGAGGGCTGCGGTGGCGCTTGTGCCGGAGAAGGTGTCGCTGTGGTCTTGGTAGGAGTCCAAGGGCTCGTGTGCTGAGACGCGGTTTCTGCGACGCCGCCGGAGCAAGAAGAGGGCGATGAATGCTGCTATGATCGCACCAGCAGCGGCCGTGGCTACGCTGATACCGGCCACAACCTTGGGCCTCAGTGCATGGCCGCTGGAGGCAACAGTTGCGTTGCCACTGCTAGAAAATGCGTCCGTGGAGACCACACCAGATTCTGTACTAGATGTGATCCCAGTATGGCTCGTCGAGGGCAACAGAACGATCCTGGTACTGGTGGACGACAGAGTGAGGCTCGTCGTAGCATTGCTCGAAGAGACTGCCGCAGTCGGGGTGCTCGAGACAGTTGGAGGTGGGCTGCTGGATTCGCTGCTTGCGCCTGATGCCTGGCCTGTCCCGGGCGGGTCAGGATTCAGAGCAGGATCCGGGAATGTTGGTGATGGAGAGATCGAAGCACTCGCCGCTCCAGTCTGACTAGCCATGGCTTCGGGACCACTATCGACATCAATGAAGGGAGATGCAGGGTTAGACGATGGCACAGTCGTTGTCCCCGAAGTCGTCGAAGCGGCGATGGTGGTAGTGGACTCCAAGCCACTCATTCTGCTCACTGAATATGCTGGAGCCTGAGCAGCATACGTGCTCGGGAAAGGGCCGCCGTACGCGATGCGTATCGTGAAGTTGGATGTTTTCGAAGCAATTGCA includes these proteins:
- a CDS encoding 3-hydroxybenzoate 4-monooxygenase produces the protein MIGQPDIEHALLKRLPADTVHYDERVVSISEGQESVTITTDQQRTISAKYAIGADGAKSMVRNALGISFTGTKPEMVWAVLDTFIDTDFPVCSEIITFQLNEQSRVSWIPRERGMARFYVLLEGEVTQEKAEASIREHMRPHWVEYKSTEWFSTFEIKERIASSFISKTGTRRILLASNAAYVYAINGGQGLNTGIANTFALA
- a CDS encoding Isocyanide synthase xanB: MARATATMGEDYNDSCSCMPFKMLKTRFRARLSSLKQRRASSIDRAPPTTSRLTETKRSTASQTSDDSSSTVVATPSQAEKLSNNDLDLARRILAIICRYKLPTRKEPLHDAESRHLEQICGLVSRSEPIQMCLPAFPFKSPNTSTKVLGHLPDKAEEFGLAHLNGLCAAIVHIYEPGASLMIISDGLVYNDLLGVPDKNVWAYGQALRDIATEQNLKHIHFSRLRDLAKINVPDKLDQITYTSNATNFRHALLSQYSDPEFDATVRIHEDENTCLTYRGYLKFLATDLQDVYPVGAERSKSQYKKGFEYIAKQMLFRGDAFARAVRETFPDHVRLSIHQTQDTECKISISLLPTGTSFTTPWHCCIAFNLDGMTTTGHHATFDADDRYELIHKNGRPSFYLEKSFLLSWGQDRGGISCDPLYPAGLMLRPSIEDVDGAKVRALAQQNSPVILRDFAKTRDRELFVQASHRMGTPTGWKFGLVLEVKDQGNDTRGLNNVLSSEWMPFHYDGLFKTEKRALPDGSEQLVPTPPKFQLFTSVTTSPKDTGFTLFSTSTLLSKYLPKDLPLEKLKTLTWSVSTSSFNAIALRNLPLVVDHPDTGKPCLRFHEPWPQEKTRFDATDINIENARGISEDGTVWTSKEICEILTDLLHDRRVCCYHSWEKGDLLVSDNILAHHTRSDFKSGSERELWRIHFE
- a CDS encoding Putative serine/threonine-protein phosphatase → MPGLPASVDLDECIARLYRKELLADSVIEAICAKTKELLMKESNVVHILSPVTVVGDIHGQFFDMIEIFKIGGYCPDTNYLFLGDYVDRGLFSIETISLLVCLKLRYPQRVHLIRGNHESRGVTQSYGFYTECSRKYGNPAVWHYFTDMFDYLSLSCVIDDKIFCVHGGLSPSIHSIDQIKIIDRFREIPHEGPMADLVWSDPDGERDEFSLSPRGAGYTFGAQVVKKFLEVNSMTHILRAHQLCNEGYMVMFDDRLSTVWSAPNYCYRCGNLASVLEVGPGGERKWNVFDAAPENEAHRLEQQNQHNAAAGSDPVKDYFL